The Ipomoea triloba cultivar NCNSP0323 chromosome 13, ASM357664v1 genomic interval CAGTGGCCCCAAGCATACCAATACTTGTCCAAAATCCTGAAGCAATCATTGGCATTGTCTTACGACGGTGGTTATAGGTTTGACATTATGACTACCAACAACTCAGAATCCTTCAACAATATGTTAAAGGGTTGTCGAATGTTGCTTGTAACTGCTACAACTCGGCTAACGTTCAACAAGTTAGTTGTTATGTTTTTGAACATGCGCAATGCAGGGGAGTTAATGCTACAAGTCGGCTTGCATTAGCCGAagaatatttcaaattaaaagagATGTTAGCGAGGGAAAAATTCAAGCACAGTGCCACCGTTAAGACACATAATCCCTAGATTGGGCTTTACGAGGTTGCTCTTGATAGACCGTGCATTTCTTGGCCCAATATAACATTTCATGAGCTTAATTTGAAGCAGAAGACATGCACATATGGTGAATGGGCAGTAGACGTACGACTTACCTTGCATGCACGTAATAGCAGCATGTCATTTTAGGAGAAATGTCCCAGACTCCTTTGTGCCTGCAGTATTTACTTTAGAATATTATAGAATGTGTTATGCAGGTGACCTCTATCTAGCGACAACCGAAGAGCATCACCCGAACAGTAGGGTAATTACCatgcttttcaaaaaaaaaatagggtaATTACCCTACCACCCTCAAATGCGCGCCGCAAAAATCATAGAAGACAACAACAAAGGAGTAGGTTTCAAAATGAAATGGACTATGGGAGACATTATTGTCGTTGAAGAAATTGTTAGGAAAAAAAACCATAATAGGGCTcttgtattttgattttgattttttgctTTAAGATATGTTAATTTCAATGTTGCATgcgttttttttaattcaatagtTATGAATTCAATTCGTATTactatcatttttttatttctccaaaaaaaatcatgttttttattattgacttaaaaataatattaattattttattaattattatattaaaaatgttataaaTGCAACTGTACATACATACGCCAGCATGCATTGCTTTCTTGAAATACGCAAGTACGAATACATACGCTATGCTGAAAAAGTGGATGAAAGCATcagcttttttttaaaaacatcaGCCAATGCATTGGTTTGTTGATATTCTTGTCCATGCATTTGGTTTCATCGATAAAGTGAGCCATGCTTCTCTCTGCACAAGTGCATGGTATGTACGTGACTACACTGCTAAAATAGGGAAGCTAGGAAAGCATGTGATGAGAGAACGAATAGGCTCTGCATGAGTGCATGCATGGTAGGTGGCTAGTTGCAAGTTGTCAACTTGAATTGCCAGTAGCCATAGGGCAAAATATCTTATCCCGTAATCTTTGAGTACTGATGAATTCTCACCTTATCTGTTTCGACTTTGGATTTTCTTCTGTTCTCAAGAAGATTGGTTAAGTTTGAGTTGCAGAGCAACAGAGCCTGCTTTCAAGAACACtttttaattgaatgatttGTTTGACTCTTTAATGGCGATCGACATGGAGTTTGGGAGCAGAAGTTGATTTCCGGCGTGCCCTATATATGTTTTCCAGTCATTTTGAGATAGACGTTGTTCTCAGTCTAGGGTTGCTAGCAAATTGTGGCGTTTCACTCTGGCTATTCTCCATTGCTGAAAATTGTTAATGAGTTTGGGGTTGCTTTCTAGTGGCAATTTAATTTTCCGAAATTCAACGGAAGAGGAACGCGAAGGGAGGCCGGTGGTCTCGTTGCTGGTGCATGGAAAACTCAACTTGGTGTGAATGCATTTAATTTGGGCAGTGCAGACATTGGGGTCTGCATTTATTGCACACATGGGAACTCGCATTTGAATTTATTGCATTAGTGTGAATACTACTGAACGTGACAATGCAAATGTTTGGGCTGCATGGAAAGGAaaattagtttgaccaatgagtTCTTGATCAAGTTGACTGATTATATTTTAGTGTTATTGGAATCTGAGTTGAATTGTTATTGAAACTACTGTTTGTGACCTGGGCCGAAATAATGTGATCATGGAAATTAATTGGAGTGTAGTTTGGGTACGTCCGATAAGAGGGACTATCCTATCTACTATTATTATCAAATGTTCTTTTGCTTGAAGTAGGTCGAAGCTCTCACCAACTAGTCATAAAGTGTTAAAGCTAACGACCTTGGCGGTTGGTGAAGtgtttttggaaaatgaatcaTTCAAATAGAAGGCTTGTTAGCCCAACTTTTTCCTTCTAAGTTTTCTTGTCCGCACAACACGACATTGTTTTTTGTGGATGTTATTTCTACATTTCAAATGAGTGGATGGTATGCTTTGTGACTAAGTGATGTTGCATGAATCATGTGTCTTCATGGCTGAGATACAAATAGTTTACTAGTATATAAATGAAGATACATTTATTCATAAGGAAACACAATATTCATTCTTTCTCCTTTTACTTTCCATCACTTATCGTAGTTGTCTAAGCAAAATCAGGTTCGCATGCAATATAACTGGTGTAAGTTAAACATAGTTGGTCTGTGTAATCTGTCGAATAACTGGTGTAAGTTAAACATAGTTGGTCTGTGTAATCTGTCGAAAGCGTGTCGAGATTCTTGACTGCTCCGTCACCGggcaaataacgcttttaagaTAGTGTTATTTTAACACGGCACCACTACAAGAAAATTCGCTAtttgcgacggaaaaattccgtcgcgaaacgGGTTTTGCGACGGAATCGCGACGGAATTATTCCGTCGTGAAATTTTGTGACGGAAATATTCTATCGCAATTCCGTCGCAATTTGTCagtgaaatatttaaaaaaattagggtaTTCGCGATTGTTGTTTGTACAACAGTTGCGAATAccctttaaaaatttaaaaaaaaaaacaaaacaaaaaacaaaacaaaaatatttgtttttacactaaaatattaatataaaactatATTACTCTAAAATATTATCAATCCACATTACGCTcaagtaataatacaatatcaattcatattttacTAAGTACTAATAATCAATTCAAAATCtatacaacaatataatagtaGCCTTCAAATTCTAAATATCTTCTTGTGTTGCAAAATTAACATTGCCGTGCAATCGTGATGTTGAGGTCATAATTTAAACGCCCCAGATTTTCAACCTACAAAAATGAAAaccaagaagaaaaacaaaagaaagttaTTTAAATTAGCTTATTCAATGACCACAAGCAGTTTTCATTGCATTAAAATTAGGGCAAATATGTACAAAAGAATTGAGAAGCTGTACTTGTAAAAGTTGTAAGACAAGTAGACAACCAGTAGGGAAAAAATATTAGCTTGATTTGCACATTCAAAACTTCGCAAATAAatcttaacaaatataaataaataaattacaatatttatacaattaaaaaaaaaaacaaaaacaaaaaaaaaaaagacttacaGTCAGTCTGGTTTTGTCTAGCAGTCTGATAAAAAAGGGAGGGTAGCATGATAATTAAGAATTAGTCACATTCACCTGCAGAAAATCACAGCCTTTTTGTTTGAATCAATGCTATGAATAAGAAACATACACTGCATGTGGGAATTATATGATCAATGTGCCACAAGGAAACACAGAACACAGATCATATTTGCATAAAGTAATTATAACTAGTTTCAATCCACAATAAAAGATTGCCCTTTTTAATCAAATCACAAGCAGCAAACCTAGGATTAGCTTAACATGACCTTCAACAGCAGAGAGAAATCTTGGGAATGAGTGGTTTACCTTAGAAAAATAGCCAACTATATGGCACCCTCGATCATCACATTCACAAAGAACATAAAACAGGAACAATTCAACATCATAGTAAAGCGTCTTGTTGTCAAGAAATAACTTTGCCAGATAGCAAAGATTCTGTCCATAAACTTTATTCTTTTTGCCATCAACCTGTTGAGTGCATTCCAATGTCAGAACATAATTAAGTCGCATTAAGATGTCCTAATCAGAGCCACAAACAAATTAATTGACCCATGAAAACAAAACACTAGGTGACCAGGGCAAATAAAGTGTTTTTACATCACAAAGTAAAAGGAAAAATCTatatattaaaagaataaaataaaataaaataaaaacacagtAGCAGGAAAGCTATGGATACAATGTACAATTGACTTCCTCATTAGTAGGTTAGAGAGTAAAGTTCTAGTAAACCAAAAGCATGAAAGTTCATGAAAACACACCTCAAACATTGAAAGGGTACCACTTCGATAAATCTCATCACCAGGGGGATGCTTAAGATCACACTTTCTCT includes:
- the LOC116002798 gene encoding putative MYST-like histone acetyltransferase 1 isoform X1, with the protein product MRLNYVLTLECTQQVDGKKNKVYGQNLCYLAKLFLDNKTLYYDVELFLFYVLCECDDRGCHIVGYFSKVENLGRLNYDLNITIARQC
- the LOC116002798 gene encoding putative MYST-like histone acetyltransferase 1 isoform X2 yields the protein MFEVDGKKNKVYGQNLCYLAKLFLDNKTLYYDVELFLFYVLCECDDRGCHIVGYFSKVENLGRLNYDLNITIARQC